In a genomic window of Variovorax paradoxus:
- a CDS encoding diacylglycerol kinase, which yields MPAPETGPNTPLFIVLNAASGSEDAVQARQVIEEGCAAADRRLRIFTVDRGSADDGPGSLRALAREAVERARAAGGVVVAAGGDGTINAVAQATLGSGCAFGVLPQGTFNYFSRAHGIPRDTAQALEVLLTQTPRPVQVGLLNDRAFLVNASLGLYAQLLEEREHYKSRYGRNRLIALGAGLLTVLRGHRTLDLRMGWRGQERAIRTPTLFVGNNPLQLLQIGIEHADAPEQGQLAAVALKPHGLLSMPGLLLRGALGRLGEADEVLSFPFESMTVRIGRAGSRGPRRVKVATDGEIAWAEMPLLFRVSPEPLWLIRPDVAPELEAAKQ from the coding sequence ATGCCAGCGCCCGAGACCGGCCCGAACACCCCGCTCTTCATCGTGCTCAATGCCGCCTCCGGCAGCGAGGACGCCGTCCAGGCCCGCCAGGTCATCGAGGAAGGCTGCGCCGCGGCCGACCGCCGGCTGCGCATCTTCACGGTCGACCGCGGCAGCGCCGACGACGGCCCCGGCAGCCTGCGCGCGCTGGCGCGCGAGGCGGTGGAGCGCGCACGGGCCGCCGGCGGCGTGGTGGTGGCCGCGGGCGGCGACGGCACCATCAACGCCGTGGCCCAGGCCACGCTGGGCAGCGGCTGCGCCTTCGGCGTGCTGCCGCAGGGCACCTTCAACTACTTCAGCCGCGCCCACGGCATCCCGCGAGACACCGCGCAGGCGCTCGAGGTGCTGCTGACCCAAACGCCGCGGCCGGTGCAGGTCGGGCTGCTCAACGACCGCGCCTTCCTGGTCAACGCCAGCCTCGGCCTGTACGCCCAGCTGCTCGAGGAGCGCGAGCACTACAAGTCGCGCTACGGGCGCAACCGCCTGATCGCGCTCGGCGCGGGTCTGCTCACGGTGCTGCGCGGCCACCGCACGCTCGACCTGCGCATGGGCTGGCGCGGCCAGGAGCGCGCGATCCGCACGCCCACGCTGTTCGTCGGCAACAACCCGCTGCAGCTGCTGCAGATCGGCATCGAGCATGCCGACGCGCCCGAGCAGGGCCAGCTGGCGGCGGTGGCGCTCAAGCCCCATGGCCTGCTGTCGATGCCGGGGCTGCTGCTGCGCGGCGCGCTCGGGCGGCTCGGCGAGGCCGACGAGGTCCTGAGCTTCCCCTTCGAATCGATGACCGTGCGCATCGGCCGCGCGGGCAGCCGCGGCCCGCGGCGCGTGAAGGTGGCGACCGACGGCGAGATCGCCTGGGCCGAGATGCCGCTGCTGTTCCGCGTCTCGCCCGAGCCGCTGTGGCTGATACGGCCCGACGTGGCGCCCGAGCTCGAGGCCGCCAAGCAATGA
- a CDS encoding metallophosphoesterase translates to MSVLLQVSDPHFGTEQPPVLAALERLARELAPELLVLSGDITQRATRAQFAAARAFVDRLAPPALLAIPGNHDIPLFQLAARAFAPYGRYSEAFGDELEPVIDRPGWLAIGVKTTRRWRHEDGEVSRAQVERVARRLAAAAPSQLRVVVTHQPVAVTRREDIGNRLHGGEVAVARWAAAGADLVLGGHIHLPFVLPLHECFAGFPRPMWAVQAGTAVSWRVRAGHPNSVNVLRRDDDARACAVERWDYAAERQAFVLADAVRLSLASTTAPL, encoded by the coding sequence ATGAGTGTGTTGCTGCAGGTTTCCGACCCGCACTTCGGCACCGAGCAGCCGCCGGTGCTGGCGGCGCTCGAGCGGCTGGCGCGCGAGCTCGCGCCCGAGCTGCTGGTGCTGTCGGGCGACATCACGCAGCGCGCCACGCGCGCGCAGTTCGCGGCCGCGCGCGCCTTCGTTGATCGGCTGGCGCCGCCGGCGCTGCTGGCGATCCCGGGCAACCACGACATCCCGCTGTTCCAGCTCGCGGCGCGCGCCTTCGCGCCCTACGGCCGCTACAGCGAGGCCTTCGGCGACGAGCTCGAGCCGGTGATCGACCGGCCCGGCTGGCTGGCGATCGGCGTCAAGACCACGCGCCGCTGGCGCCACGAGGACGGCGAGGTGTCGCGCGCGCAGGTCGAGCGGGTGGCCCGGCGGCTGGCGGCGGCGGCGCCGTCGCAGCTGCGCGTGGTGGTCACGCACCAGCCGGTGGCGGTGACGCGGCGCGAGGACATCGGCAACCGGCTGCATGGCGGCGAGGTCGCGGTGGCGCGCTGGGCCGCGGCCGGCGCCGACCTGGTGCTCGGCGGCCACATCCACCTGCCCTTCGTGCTGCCGCTGCACGAATGCTTCGCCGGTTTTCCGCGGCCGATGTGGGCGGTGCAGGCGGGCACGGCGGTGTCGTGGCGCGTGCGCGCGGGGCATCCGAACTCGGTCAACGTGCTGCGGCGCGACGACGATGCGCGCGCCTGCGCGGTCGAGCGCTGGGACTATGCGGCCGAGCGCCAGGCCTTCGTGCTCGCCGACGCCGTAAGGCTTTCGCTTGCCAGCACGACGGCGCCGCTTTAG
- a CDS encoding phosphatase PAP2 family protein, with the protein MSSAVPVPSSLSSSPLPTPPALVAHAEQLGAHALGGFLSLLLASVLIAGLACWMAQRRRLALAAEEEPDEPRLVLALALGFAAILGASSLFAWIASNLGDGRTLGLADQALTDAIAQHMPRGVILAFSWLTRLGDFATLAPVAVLVALLLWLRSHRGLALGWSMALGGIVLLNPALKQIFARARPLHDHGLAHETSYSFPSGHSAGAIVSYGMLVYLALRLLPPRWHVAAAMAGAGAIVTIACSRIFLQVHFASDVVAGLLTGLAWLVVCVGGLEFARHRQRRLAR; encoded by the coding sequence ATGTCATCGGCAGTCCCCGTCCCCTCCTCCCTTTCCTCCTCTCCCCTCCCCACCCCGCCCGCCCTGGTCGCGCATGCCGAACAGCTCGGCGCCCACGCGCTGGGCGGCTTCCTCTCGCTGCTGCTGGCCTCGGTGCTGATCGCCGGCCTGGCCTGCTGGATGGCGCAGCGCCGCCGGCTCGCGCTGGCGGCCGAGGAAGAGCCCGACGAACCGCGGCTGGTGCTGGCGCTGGCGCTCGGCTTCGCGGCGATCCTCGGCGCCTCGAGCCTGTTCGCCTGGATCGCCTCGAACCTCGGCGACGGCCGCACGCTGGGCCTGGCCGACCAGGCACTGACCGATGCGATCGCGCAGCACATGCCGCGCGGCGTGATCCTCGCGTTCAGCTGGCTCACGCGGCTCGGCGACTTCGCCACCTTGGCGCCGGTGGCGGTGCTGGTGGCGCTGCTGCTGTGGCTGCGTTCCCATCGCGGCCTGGCGCTGGGCTGGTCGATGGCGCTGGGAGGCATCGTGCTGCTGAACCCTGCCCTCAAGCAGATCTTCGCGCGCGCCCGGCCGCTGCACGACCACGGCCTGGCGCACGAGACCAGCTACAGCTTCCCGAGCGGCCACAGCGCGGGCGCGATCGTGAGCTACGGCATGCTGGTCTATCTCGCGCTGCGCCTGCTGCCGCCGCGCTGGCACGTGGCGGCGGCGATGGCCGGCGCGGGTGCGATCGTCACCATCGCCTGCAGCCGGATCTTCCTGCAGGTGCACTTCGCGAGCGACGTGGTGGCGGGCCTGCTGACCGGGCTGGCCTGGCTGGTGGTGTGCGTGGGCGGGCTGGAGTTCGCGCGGCATCGCCAGCGGCGGCTCGCGCGCTGA